A window of the Gemmatirosa kalamazoonensis genome harbors these coding sequences:
- a CDS encoding DUF4142 domain-containing protein gives MRTRTISLVAALALVAGTAVAARPALAQVDDPTICAIFDAANTWDIQTGQLAAERGSSKEVRDFGAMLARDHKQVRQLGRDLATKLHVTPTPPKDFALAKAHVDAMKTLRGLHGKAFDKAFLDHEVAYHQAVIDAVSTTLLPSTKNAELKDLEQKVAPAFAAHRDAAKNLLAKAN, from the coding sequence ATGCGTACTCGCACCATCTCCCTCGTCGCCGCCCTCGCCCTCGTCGCCGGCACCGCGGTCGCCGCGCGCCCCGCCCTCGCGCAGGTCGACGATCCCACCATCTGCGCCATCTTCGACGCCGCGAACACCTGGGACATCCAGACCGGCCAGCTCGCCGCCGAGCGCGGCTCGTCCAAGGAAGTGCGCGACTTCGGCGCCATGCTCGCGCGCGATCACAAGCAGGTCCGCCAGCTCGGCCGCGATCTCGCCACGAAGCTCCACGTCACGCCCACGCCGCCGAAGGACTTCGCGCTCGCCAAGGCGCACGTCGACGCGATGAAGACGCTGCGCGGCCTGCACGGCAAGGCGTTCGACAAGGCGTTCCTCGACCACGAGGTCGCGTACCACCAGGCCGTCATCGACGCCGTCTCCACGACGCTGCTGCCGTCCACGAAGAACGCCGAGCTGAAGGACCTCGAGCAGAAGGTCGCCCCGGCGTTCGCGGCGCACCGCGACGCGGCGAAGAACCTCCTCGCGAAGGCCAACTAG
- a CDS encoding helix-turn-helix transcriptional regulator, with amino-acid sequence MRRTDERGAVSTRARLVALLRRGRRSVEELAAALGLTDNAVRAQLQTLQREGIARAAEQRRDGSVGKPATLYDIEPAAEPAFSRAYAPVLTALLAELRKRGDAGDVEVLLRRVGRDLAAEAASGPTARPEVRARRALAVLSALGGEADLERTPDGFAIRGHGCPLSAAVCVEPNVCAAVEELVGAVAGAPVREHCDRTGERPRCSFHIAVPAA; translated from the coding sequence ATGCGACGGACGGACGAGCGAGGTGCGGTGAGCACGCGGGCGCGGCTGGTCGCGCTGCTGCGACGCGGACGGCGGAGCGTCGAGGAGCTGGCGGCGGCGCTCGGCCTCACCGACAACGCGGTGCGCGCGCAGCTGCAGACGCTGCAGCGCGAGGGGATCGCGCGCGCGGCGGAGCAGCGGCGCGACGGGAGCGTGGGCAAGCCGGCGACGCTCTACGACATCGAGCCGGCCGCGGAGCCGGCGTTCTCGCGCGCGTACGCGCCGGTGCTCACGGCGCTGCTGGCCGAGCTGCGCAAGCGCGGCGACGCGGGCGACGTGGAGGTGCTGCTGCGGCGCGTCGGACGCGACCTCGCGGCGGAGGCGGCGTCGGGCCCGACCGCGCGACCGGAGGTGCGCGCGCGGCGCGCGCTGGCGGTGCTCTCGGCGCTCGGCGGCGAGGCGGATCTCGAGCGCACGCCCGACGGCTTCGCGATCCGCGGCCACGGCTGCCCGCTGTCGGCGGCGGTGTGCGTGGAGCCGAACGTGTGCGCGGCGGTCGAGGAGCTCGTGGGCGCGGTGGCGGGCGCGCCGGTGCGCGAGCACTGCGACCGCACGGGTGAGAGGCCGCGGTGCAGCTTCCACATCGCCGTACCCGCTGCCTAA